Proteins from one Catenuloplanes atrovinosus genomic window:
- a CDS encoding SGNH/GDSL hydrolase family protein: MRFVAIGDSFTEGVGDELPDGTVRGWADLVAAGLAAASGEPVQYANLAVRGRLLESIIGEQLPAALDMSPPPTLISLNGGGNDMLRRGMKVDHLVRLTERAVRRCADAGVGLLLISGPDPSGRLPFGRTIHRRGAELTVAVAELAARHGLPFANSFDDVEIRRPQYWAADRLHLNAAGHRRVAGIVLAALGHAAGEHRLDPAPAPARRLLAEARYYREHVVPFVQRRLQGRSSGDGRAAKHPSWVRVLAA; this comes from the coding sequence GTGCGTTTCGTGGCGATCGGCGACAGCTTCACCGAGGGCGTGGGCGACGAGCTTCCCGACGGTACGGTCCGCGGCTGGGCCGACCTGGTCGCGGCCGGGCTGGCCGCCGCGTCCGGCGAGCCCGTCCAGTACGCGAACCTGGCCGTGCGCGGGCGGCTGCTGGAATCGATCATCGGCGAGCAACTGCCGGCCGCGCTGGACATGTCCCCGCCGCCCACGCTCATCTCGCTGAACGGCGGCGGCAACGACATGCTGCGCCGCGGCATGAAGGTCGACCACCTGGTCCGGCTCACCGAGCGGGCGGTGCGGCGCTGCGCGGACGCGGGCGTGGGCCTGCTGCTGATCAGCGGCCCGGACCCGTCCGGCCGGCTGCCGTTCGGCCGGACCATCCACCGGCGCGGTGCGGAGCTGACCGTGGCGGTGGCGGAGCTGGCCGCGCGGCACGGGCTGCCGTTCGCCAACTCGTTCGACGACGTGGAGATCCGGCGCCCGCAGTACTGGGCCGCGGACCGCCTGCACCTCAACGCCGCCGGTCACCGCCGCGTCGCCGGGATCGTGCTGGCCGCGCTCGGGCACGCGGCCGGCGAGCACCGGCTGGACCCGGCGCCCGCACCGGCGCGCCGGCTGCTCGCCGAGGCGCGGTACTACCGCGAGCACGTGGTGCCGTTCGTGCAGCGGCGTCTCCAGGGCCGTTCCTCCGGCGACGGCCGGGCCGCGAAGCATCCGTCCTGGGTGCGGGTGCTGGCCGCCTGA
- a CDS encoding cellulose binding domain-containing protein: MTTESPASVEIEIEVEVEHPAERVWRALTEPRLLRQWFAETDLKPRVGAFFQLSGTDLPGLQPDPTAERPDEGSTVEGEVVGVEPGERLVLFLHGPGLVSRLRWEITTVEDQRTRIMLHQSWREGAGSEAELADKRIAYETALAQPLAAVLDWLAFGDVDLEGMRGRRGPETVILPRLSVARLRSARVPLALAALAVVVGLAAVTAGILWGRGGDDGDVAAEPGVPNITSSPAPLPSASGAPPMTSSTSTALPAPGPTGTPPPAADVLLPTLPPRATPTASASPPPEDVLSAAYATDADWAFGYRGKISLSNPGTVQNGAWTVVITLKSPIAVTKADGATFTQSGENVTFTPAPGVLPVGAAGGTASFTFEADLKGALFSDREPTACTINGRACSGV; the protein is encoded by the coding sequence GTGACCACGGAGAGCCCCGCGAGCGTCGAGATCGAGATCGAGGTGGAGGTCGAGCACCCCGCCGAGCGGGTCTGGCGTGCGCTCACCGAGCCGCGCCTGCTCCGCCAGTGGTTCGCCGAGACCGACCTGAAGCCGCGCGTCGGCGCGTTCTTCCAGCTGTCCGGCACCGACCTGCCCGGCCTGCAGCCGGACCCGACGGCCGAGCGGCCGGACGAGGGCTCGACGGTCGAGGGCGAGGTCGTCGGCGTCGAGCCGGGGGAGCGGCTGGTGCTGTTCCTGCACGGGCCCGGTCTGGTGTCCCGGCTCCGCTGGGAGATCACGACGGTCGAGGACCAGCGGACCCGGATCATGCTGCACCAGTCCTGGCGCGAGGGCGCCGGGTCCGAGGCGGAGCTGGCCGACAAACGCATCGCGTACGAGACCGCGCTCGCCCAGCCGCTCGCGGCCGTGCTCGACTGGCTCGCGTTCGGCGACGTCGACCTGGAGGGCATGCGCGGCCGGCGCGGCCCGGAGACCGTCATCCTGCCGCGGCTCAGCGTGGCGCGGCTGCGCAGCGCCCGGGTGCCGCTTGCGCTGGCCGCCCTGGCCGTGGTCGTCGGCCTGGCCGCGGTCACCGCCGGCATCCTGTGGGGACGCGGCGGGGACGACGGCGACGTGGCGGCCGAGCCCGGCGTCCCGAACATCACCTCCTCGCCCGCGCCGCTGCCGTCCGCGAGCGGCGCGCCGCCGATGACGTCGTCGACCAGCACCGCGCTGCCCGCGCCCGGGCCCACCGGCACGCCGCCGCCCGCCGCGGACGTGCTGCTGCCGACGCTGCCGCCGCGGGCCACGCCGACCGCGTCCGCGTCGCCGCCCCCGGAGGACGTGCTCTCGGCCGCGTACGCCACGGACGCGGACTGGGCGTTCGGCTACCGCGGCAAGATCTCCCTGAGCAACCCGGGTACGGTGCAGAACGGCGCCTGGACGGTCGTGATCACGCTGAAGAGCCCGATCGCGGTGACCAAGGCGGACGGCGCCACCTTCACCCAGTCGGGTGAAAACGTCACGTTCACCCCCGCGCCCGGCGTGTTGCCGGTGGGCGCGGCCGGCGGGACCGCCTCGTTCACGTTCGAGGCCGACCTCAAGGGCGCGCTGTTCAGCGACCGTGAGCCGACCGCCTGCACGATCAACGGGCGGGCGTGCAGCGGGGTCTGA
- a CDS encoding phosphotransferase family protein, whose product MRTFTEAPRLTAFTRRHLGAEPVEVTRLRGGTKKGAYRLTLPDGRTVVLYLWSPAENHWPAPAGGAPVLFGEASGPELFRSAHAALSGAGVRTVEILAFDASRTLLDGEAALVEDVAGGTLEALIARDPAAAEPVLDRLADSLRRMHATRSPAFGRVSAPFTAAPTAVGAITAAAHRDLAEAAARRPELRPVRDALAARLDELARAVPPRGGYTLVHGELGPDHVLIADGGEPVIIDIEGLMFLDAEWEHAFLEIRFGDRADRLRVPGLDPARLALYRTAHELSLVAGPLRLLDGDFPDREFMLGIVRHHVGKLVGGIP is encoded by the coding sequence GTGCGGACGTTCACCGAGGCCCCCCGCCTCACCGCCTTCACCCGGCGACATCTCGGCGCCGAGCCCGTCGAGGTCACCCGGCTGCGCGGCGGCACCAAGAAGGGCGCGTACCGCCTGACGCTGCCGGACGGCCGGACCGTCGTCCTCTACCTCTGGTCGCCCGCGGAGAACCACTGGCCGGCACCGGCCGGCGGTGCGCCCGTGCTGTTCGGTGAGGCCAGCGGGCCCGAGCTGTTCCGGTCCGCGCACGCGGCGCTGAGCGGCGCGGGCGTGCGTACCGTCGAGATCCTGGCCTTCGACGCCTCGCGCACGCTGCTGGACGGCGAGGCCGCGCTGGTCGAGGACGTGGCCGGCGGCACGCTGGAGGCGCTGATCGCGCGTGATCCGGCCGCGGCGGAACCGGTCCTCGACCGGCTGGCCGACTCGCTGCGCCGCATGCACGCCACCCGCTCCCCCGCGTTCGGCCGGGTGTCCGCGCCGTTCACGGCCGCCCCGACGGCCGTCGGGGCGATCACCGCCGCCGCGCACCGCGATCTCGCGGAGGCGGCCGCGCGGCGTCCCGAACTCCGGCCGGTCCGCGACGCGCTCGCCGCACGCCTGGACGAACTGGCCCGCGCGGTGCCGCCGCGCGGCGGATACACGCTGGTCCACGGCGAGTTGGGCCCGGACCACGTGCTGATCGCGGACGGCGGCGAGCCGGTGATCATCGACATCGAGGGCCTGATGTTCCTGGACGCGGAGTGGGAGCACGCGTTCCTGGAGATCCGGTTCGGTGACCGCGCCGACCGGCTGCGCGTGCCGGGCCTCGACCCGGCACGGCTCGCCCTCTATCGCACGGCACACGAGCTGTCGCTGGTGGCGGGCCCGTTGCGGCTGCTGGACGGCGACTTTCCGGACCGGGAGTTCATGCTCGGCATCGTTCGTCATCATGTGGGGAAGCTGGTGGGTGGGATTCCATGA
- a CDS encoding phosphotransferase has protein sequence MDNDWHDPAWKAAAHAWVIGRLDALGTPATGPVEEVRARPWSVTHRVPTTAGPRWFKANTTGCRYEAALAAALGRRIPDRVLVPLAVDTARGWLLTADAGPTLRDVLDGDAPATVARWCDMLRAYAALQREVAPLADELLALGVPDHRPRALPGQLAELLDDPAVRTGLGPERLAAVEAVRPEFAAWCAELDASGIPATVQHDDLTDANVFPGPPYRFFDWGDAGVAHPFGSLLVVLSFGGHVLGVEAGAPELARLRDAYLSQWPGDPAALRRAATLAGRVTRVSRAMSWRRGLRDAALPVADDVATAVPDWLAELAGPDVV, from the coding sequence ATGGACAACGACTGGCACGATCCCGCCTGGAAGGCCGCGGCGCACGCCTGGGTGATCGGCCGCCTGGACGCGCTCGGCACGCCCGCCACCGGACCGGTCGAGGAGGTCCGGGCGCGCCCGTGGTCGGTCACCCACCGGGTCCCGACCACGGCCGGGCCGCGCTGGTTCAAGGCCAACACCACGGGCTGCCGGTACGAGGCCGCGCTCGCCGCGGCGCTGGGCCGCCGTATCCCGGACCGCGTCCTGGTCCCGCTCGCCGTGGACACCGCGCGCGGCTGGCTGCTCACCGCGGACGCCGGGCCCACGCTGCGCGACGTGCTGGACGGCGACGCGCCCGCGACGGTGGCGCGCTGGTGCGACATGCTGCGCGCGTACGCGGCGCTGCAACGCGAGGTGGCGCCGCTCGCGGACGAGTTGCTGGCGCTCGGCGTGCCGGACCACCGGCCGCGGGCGCTGCCCGGCCAGCTCGCCGAGCTGCTGGACGATCCGGCGGTACGGACCGGGCTGGGCCCGGAACGGCTGGCCGCGGTCGAGGCGGTGCGGCCGGAGTTCGCCGCCTGGTGCGCGGAGCTGGACGCGTCCGGGATTCCCGCGACCGTGCAGCACGACGACCTCACCGACGCGAACGTGTTCCCCGGGCCGCCGTACCGCTTCTTCGACTGGGGTGACGCGGGCGTGGCGCATCCGTTCGGGTCGCTGCTGGTGGTGCTGTCGTTCGGCGGCCACGTGCTGGGCGTGGAGGCGGGCGCGCCGGAGCTGGCCCGGCTGCGCGACGCGTACCTGTCGCAGTGGCCCGGGGACCCGGCCGCGCTCCGGCGGGCGGCGACGCTGGCCGGCCGCGTGACCCGGGTGTCCCGCGCGATGTCCTGGCGGCGGGGGCTGCGCGACGCCGCGCTGCCGGTGGCGGACGACGTCGCCACCGCCGTCCCGGACTGGCTGGCGGAACTGGCCGGGCCGGACGTGGTGTGA
- a CDS encoding glycosyltransferase family 39 protein, with the protein MRHARVCAPSVVPAVLLFVTAFAGITGPGFSWDEVATADIAARTPAQIWALMRHVDAVIGPYYLLMHVWTGLAGTSEAALRLPQVVAMSLAAGLTGELGRRLFTPLTGLTAGLLLVIMPNSFRYAAEARPYAFGVLFSALSLLLLLGALRRPAWWRWLGYGTAVLLLGLSHLVGVSVLAAHALIVVLRDRGHLRAFALTTAAVLVLLAPLVLAGAGQQAGQVAWIKPLSVAALHRSPAGVVGSAAVAWLLIGLVLAAGWRSRRWELIALCAAPPVALAAYSLLAGPLWVPRYLLVVLPPLALLGAAAVVSLAGRPLPRAAVRAHAAVVLAVLVAVAWPAHRHQRTDLAKNGADYRALTRLIADRDRPGDAILYQDDNRALRAGVDYYYRGDPGRPADVLLARTAGQAGRLTAVEHPDVAARLAGVPRVWFVVASTRREDPLVHKPRAAAVLRAEFHRTGLYRVHGATVAVYRRL; encoded by the coding sequence ATGCGTCACGCCCGAGTCTGCGCGCCGAGCGTGGTGCCCGCGGTGCTGCTGTTCGTCACCGCGTTCGCCGGGATCACCGGTCCCGGCTTCAGCTGGGACGAGGTCGCCACCGCGGACATCGCCGCGCGCACGCCGGCCCAGATCTGGGCGCTGATGCGCCACGTGGACGCCGTGATCGGGCCGTACTACCTGCTCATGCACGTCTGGACCGGGCTGGCCGGCACGTCCGAGGCCGCGCTGCGGCTGCCGCAGGTGGTGGCGATGTCGCTGGCCGCGGGCCTCACCGGCGAGCTCGGCCGCCGGCTGTTCACGCCGCTCACCGGGCTGACCGCCGGTCTCCTGCTGGTGATCATGCCCAACTCCTTCCGGTACGCCGCGGAGGCCCGCCCGTACGCGTTCGGCGTGCTCTTCTCCGCGCTGTCGCTGCTGCTGCTCCTCGGCGCGCTGCGGCGGCCCGCGTGGTGGCGGTGGCTCGGGTACGGCACCGCCGTACTGCTGCTCGGCCTCAGCCACCTGGTCGGCGTGTCCGTGCTGGCCGCGCACGCGCTGATCGTGGTGCTGCGCGACCGCGGTCACCTGCGGGCGTTCGCGCTGACCACCGCCGCCGTGCTGGTGCTGCTGGCACCGCTGGTGCTGGCCGGCGCGGGCCAGCAGGCCGGGCAGGTCGCCTGGATCAAGCCGCTGTCCGTGGCGGCGCTGCACCGCTCCCCCGCCGGCGTCGTCGGCTCCGCGGCCGTGGCGTGGTTGCTGATCGGCCTGGTCCTGGCCGCCGGGTGGCGGTCCCGGCGGTGGGAGCTGATCGCGCTGTGCGCGGCGCCGCCGGTCGCGCTGGCCGCGTACTCGCTGCTGGCCGGGCCGCTGTGGGTGCCGCGCTACCTGCTGGTCGTGCTGCCGCCGCTGGCGCTGCTCGGCGCGGCCGCGGTCGTCTCGCTCGCCGGCCGGCCGCTGCCGCGCGCCGCGGTCCGGGCGCACGCCGCGGTGGTGCTCGCGGTGCTGGTCGCCGTCGCCTGGCCCGCGCACCGCCACCAGCGCACCGACCTGGCCAAGAACGGCGCCGACTACCGCGCGCTGACCCGCCTGATCGCGGACCGGGACCGGCCCGGCGACGCCATCCTCTACCAGGACGACAACCGCGCGCTGCGGGCCGGCGTCGACTACTACTACCGGGGCGATCCGGGCCGGCCGGCCGACGTGCTGCTGGCCCGGACCGCCGGGCAGGCCGGGCGGCTGACCGCGGTGGAGCACCCGGACGTGGCCGCGCGGCTGGCCGGCGTCCCCCGCGTCTGGTTCGTGGTCGCGTCCACCCGTCGCGAGGACCCGCTGGTCCACAAGCCGCGCGCGGCGGCCGTGCTCCGCGCGGAGTTCCACCGGACCGGGCTGTACCGGGTGCACGGCGCCACCGTCGCGGTCTACCGGCGTCTATAG
- a CDS encoding class I SAM-dependent methyltransferase, with amino-acid sequence MDTDQVRRSYAAVADLYIDLFGSRERVHPDDLAFIARHLGGTRGTVLDLGCGPGHLTDHLRTLGADATGIDLVPEFIEHARAAYPDGRYRLGTLDRLDAADHSVAGILAWFSLIHVPPPELDDVLAELRRVTAPGGSLVVGFFDGDEVAAFDHKVTTAYRGPVAAMSARLARAGFTEVAHQRRPADDPHRPIAAIAAVAAG; translated from the coding sequence GTGGACACGGACCAGGTGCGGCGGTCGTACGCCGCCGTCGCGGATCTCTACATCGACCTGTTCGGCAGCCGGGAGCGGGTGCACCCCGACGATCTCGCCTTCATCGCGCGGCACCTGGGCGGCACCCGCGGCACCGTGCTCGACCTGGGCTGCGGGCCGGGGCACCTCACCGACCACCTGCGTACGCTGGGCGCGGACGCGACCGGGATCGACCTGGTGCCCGAGTTCATCGAGCACGCCCGCGCGGCGTACCCGGACGGCCGGTACCGGCTCGGCACGCTCGACCGGCTGGACGCGGCGGACCATTCGGTCGCCGGCATCCTGGCCTGGTTCTCGCTGATCCACGTGCCGCCGCCGGAGCTCGACGACGTGCTCGCCGAGCTGCGGCGGGTGACGGCCCCGGGCGGGTCGCTGGTGGTCGGGTTCTTCGACGGTGACGAGGTCGCCGCGTTCGACCACAAGGTCACGACCGCCTATCGCGGGCCGGTCGCGGCGATGTCCGCGCGGCTGGCCCGGGCCGGCTTCACCGAGGTCGCGCACCAGCGGCGGCCCGCGGACGACCCGCACCGGCCGATCGCCGCGATCGCGGCCGTGGCCGCGGGCTGA
- a CDS encoding MFS transporter — MTITPAGAWLAGTAVSLLGTQAMAFALLWASAEGGAPLAALTLTAVTLPRALLLLPAGALADRLGPWRVLVGADAAAATATLVFALLLAAFPGALWLIPPAALATGLVDAVYLPASATVPRLLAANGLARVMAGRQIAAQAAALAGPALGGAAVTVAGPAPVMAANAVTFAAMALLLARLRRFLVPASPAAAGPAARSMLDGVRVLAADPVLRPALLLTTAAAGFLLPVSGLLLPLLARDRSWTAAQTGLLAGALATGTGAVAIAVLTRGAWRRAGLVIPAGLLLAAAGVVALAVVRPPLPAALAALLIGAGSGLFATHLGPLFLARAPGTHLARTQAVVVLAQTLPLLATNNALGALAAPLGVPALLLGCAAVLATAAIAGLGTRALRAM, encoded by the coding sequence ATGACGATCACCCCGGCCGGCGCGTGGCTCGCCGGCACCGCCGTGAGCCTGCTCGGCACCCAGGCGATGGCGTTCGCACTGCTCTGGGCGTCGGCCGAGGGCGGCGCACCGCTCGCCGCGCTGACCCTGACCGCGGTCACCCTGCCCCGGGCGCTGCTGCTGCTCCCGGCCGGCGCGCTCGCCGACCGGCTCGGGCCGTGGCGCGTCCTGGTCGGCGCGGACGCCGCCGCCGCCACCGCCACGCTGGTCTTCGCGCTGCTGCTGGCCGCGTTCCCGGGCGCGCTGTGGCTGATCCCGCCGGCCGCGCTCGCCACCGGCCTGGTGGACGCGGTCTACCTGCCGGCCTCGGCCACGGTGCCGCGACTGCTGGCCGCGAACGGGCTGGCCCGGGTGATGGCCGGCCGGCAGATCGCGGCGCAGGCCGCCGCGCTGGCCGGGCCCGCACTCGGCGGCGCGGCGGTGACGGTGGCCGGCCCCGCGCCGGTGATGGCCGCGAACGCGGTCACGTTCGCCGCCATGGCGCTGCTGCTGGCCCGGTTGCGCCGGTTCCTGGTCCCGGCGTCCCCGGCGGCTGCCGGCCCGGCGGCCCGGTCGATGCTGGACGGGGTACGTGTGCTGGCCGCGGACCCGGTGCTGCGCCCGGCGCTGCTGCTGACCACGGCCGCGGCCGGGTTCCTGCTGCCGGTCTCCGGGCTGCTGCTGCCGCTGCTGGCCCGGGACCGGTCGTGGACCGCCGCGCAGACCGGGCTGCTCGCCGGCGCGCTGGCCACCGGCACCGGCGCGGTGGCGATCGCGGTGCTCACCCGTGGTGCCTGGCGCCGGGCCGGCCTGGTGATCCCGGCCGGGCTGCTGCTCGCGGCCGCGGGCGTGGTGGCGCTGGCGGTGGTCCGCCCGCCGCTGCCGGCCGCGCTCGCGGCGCTGCTGATCGGGGCCGGGTCCGGGCTGTTCGCCACGCACCTCGGGCCGCTGTTCCTGGCCCGGGCGCCGGGCACGCACCTGGCCCGGACGCAGGCGGTGGTGGTGCTGGCGCAGACGCTGCCGCTGCTGGCCACGAACAACGCGCTCGGTGCGCTGGCCGCGCCGCTCGGCGTACCGGCGCTGCTGCTGGGGTGTGCGGCGGTGCTGGCCACGGCCGCGATCGCGGGCCTCGGCACCCGGGCGCTGCGCGCGATGTGA
- a CDS encoding LacI family DNA-binding transcriptional regulator codes for MKPTLQTVADEVGVSRSTVSNAYGRPDQLSPELRERILDAARRLGYAGPNPTARSLRRGRAGAIGVLFTDVLSYAFKDPFAVRFLQGLSLAAERHSTGLLLIPIPDDADAARAAVRNAAVDGFCVFCVAEGHPARQAILERGLPVVGTELHATDPEMLAAGVDEVAATRTAGAHLTALGHHRVAIIADLLHPALGPLTTPVRGPEDVSYQGDRERMRGYQQAWEKAGLDWDEVTIINVAGNSREAGLDGAARALDRRDRPTALIAFSDVIALGALDALRARGLRAGRDVSVIGFDDIPQAAEAGLTTVRQPAKEKGRIAGELLLDPPATAEGRRVALPTELIVRASTGPALDGRN; via the coding sequence GTGAAGCCGACGCTGCAGACCGTCGCGGACGAGGTGGGCGTCTCCCGGAGCACCGTCTCCAACGCCTACGGCCGCCCCGACCAGCTCTCCCCGGAGCTGCGCGAGCGCATCCTCGACGCGGCCCGCCGGCTCGGCTACGCCGGTCCGAACCCGACCGCGCGCTCGCTGCGCCGCGGCCGGGCCGGCGCGATCGGCGTGCTCTTCACGGACGTGCTGTCCTACGCGTTCAAGGACCCGTTCGCGGTGCGCTTCCTGCAGGGGCTGTCGCTCGCCGCCGAGCGGCACTCCACCGGCCTGCTGCTCATCCCGATCCCGGACGACGCGGACGCGGCGCGCGCCGCCGTGCGCAACGCGGCGGTCGACGGCTTCTGCGTGTTCTGCGTGGCCGAGGGGCACCCGGCGCGGCAGGCGATCCTGGAGCGCGGGCTGCCCGTGGTCGGCACGGAACTGCACGCCACCGACCCGGAGATGCTGGCGGCCGGCGTCGACGAGGTGGCCGCCACCCGCACGGCCGGCGCGCACCTGACCGCGCTGGGCCACCACCGCGTCGCGATCATCGCGGACCTGCTGCACCCGGCCCTGGGCCCGCTGACCACGCCGGTCCGCGGCCCGGAGGACGTGTCCTATCAGGGCGATCGCGAGCGCATGCGCGGCTACCAGCAGGCCTGGGAGAAGGCGGGCCTGGACTGGGACGAGGTCACCATCATCAACGTGGCGGGCAACAGCCGGGAGGCCGGGCTGGACGGCGCCGCACGGGCGCTCGACCGCCGGGACCGCCCGACCGCGCTGATCGCGTTCAGCGACGTGATCGCGCTCGGCGCGCTGGACGCGCTGCGCGCCCGCGGCCTGCGCGCCGGCCGGGACGTGTCGGTGATCGGGTTCGACGACATCCCGCAGGCGGCCGAGGCCGGGCTGACCACGGTCCGCCAGCCGGCCAAGGAGAAGGGCCGCATCGCGGGTGAGCTGCTGCTCGACCCGCCGGCCACCGCGGAGGGGCGCCGCGTGGCGCTCCCCACCGAGCTCATCGTCCGGGCCAGCACCGGCCCGGCCCTCGACGGGAGGAACTGA
- a CDS encoding FMN-dependent NADH-azoreductase, producing MTLYRLDASIRTEGSVTRAVADTVQKAWSAEHPGASILRRDLGLYPLPADAWRNSVLGGFVPAEDRTAAQRDAAALATVIADELLAADAYLLAIPLYNYAVPHHVKAWFDLLLTDPRFPSGNARLLEGRPAVIVTARGGGYGTGTPREGWDHNTPYLRRMFADILHLDVHFAEAELTLAGVNPAMEALRGLAAQSLADAHATAESHGRTIASRVPSLAA from the coding sequence ATGACCCTGTACCGCCTCGACGCCAGCATCCGCACCGAGGGCTCGGTGACCCGCGCGGTCGCCGACACCGTGCAGAAGGCCTGGTCGGCCGAGCACCCCGGCGCCTCGATCCTGCGGCGCGACCTGGGGCTCTACCCGCTGCCCGCGGACGCCTGGCGCAACTCGGTGCTCGGCGGCTTCGTGCCGGCCGAGGACCGCACGGCCGCCCAGCGCGACGCCGCCGCACTGGCCACCGTGATCGCCGACGAACTGCTCGCCGCGGACGCGTACCTGCTGGCCATCCCGCTGTACAACTACGCGGTGCCGCACCACGTGAAGGCGTGGTTCGACCTGCTGCTCACGGACCCGCGCTTCCCGTCCGGCAACGCCCGGCTCCTCGAGGGCCGGCCGGCCGTGATCGTCACGGCACGCGGCGGCGGCTACGGCACCGGCACGCCGCGCGAGGGCTGGGACCACAACACCCCGTACCTGCGGCGGATGTTCGCCGACATCCTGCACCTCGACGTGCACTTCGCGGAGGCGGAGCTGACGCTGGCCGGCGTCAACCCGGCGATGGAGGCGCTGCGCGGGCTCGCCGCGCAGTCGCTGGCCGACGCGCACGCGACCGCGGAGTCGCACGGGCGCACCATCGCGTCGCGCGTCCCGTCCCTCGCGGCCTGA
- a CDS encoding GNAT family N-acetyltransferase, whose amino-acid sequence MTDLSGRYEVRPPTEADAEAIHGLIAAVQRSRIGRVDYTLEEVQDDLRSPDGDLSRDTWLVLGADGAAVGWAWAWPTGDGGIVDVDVFTLDGEVADWLWAAVRARAAEIGRERGWPSVTVAAGVYREDAATGRRLAGYGFEVGTVYHRLRIAHTGRRALPDVPPGYVLKNGAESERVRRDAHATREAAFHDHYGHVRREFDGWVANLEAGSTHDWSFLNVLYTESGEPAGLTLRSTQFVPDEKCGYLRLLGVHPAFQGRGLGRWLLRHAFAEDARDGWSGTILHVDTDPRRPALGLYLSEGMRVVQIIDAWRRVM is encoded by the coding sequence ATGACAGACCTTTCCGGACGGTACGAGGTGCGGCCGCCCACGGAGGCGGACGCGGAGGCGATCCACGGGCTGATCGCGGCGGTGCAGCGCAGCCGGATCGGGCGGGTGGACTACACGCTCGAGGAGGTCCAGGATGATCTGCGCTCGCCGGACGGGGACCTGAGCCGTGACACGTGGCTGGTCCTGGGGGCGGACGGCGCGGCGGTGGGCTGGGCGTGGGCGTGGCCGACCGGGGACGGCGGCATCGTGGACGTGGACGTGTTCACGCTGGACGGCGAGGTCGCGGACTGGCTGTGGGCGGCCGTGCGGGCGCGCGCGGCCGAGATCGGGCGGGAGCGCGGGTGGCCGTCGGTGACCGTGGCCGCGGGCGTGTACCGGGAGGACGCGGCGACCGGGCGGCGGCTGGCCGGGTACGGGTTCGAGGTCGGCACCGTCTACCACCGGCTGCGCATCGCGCACACCGGCCGGCGGGCGCTGCCGGACGTACCGCCGGGATATGTCTTGAAGAACGGTGCGGAGTCGGAGCGGGTCCGGCGGGATGCGCACGCGACGCGCGAGGCGGCGTTCCACGATCACTACGGGCACGTGCGCCGCGAGTTCGACGGCTGGGTGGCGAACCTGGAGGCCGGCAGCACGCACGACTGGTCGTTCCTGAACGTGCTCTACACCGAGTCGGGTGAGCCGGCCGGGCTGACGCTGCGGTCCACCCAGTTCGTTCCGGACGAGAAGTGCGGCTACCTGCGGCTGCTCGGCGTGCATCCCGCGTTTCAGGGCCGCGGGCTGGGACGATGGTTGCTGCGGCACGCGTTCGCGGAGGACGCCCGGGACGGCTGGTCCGGCACGATCCTGCACGTGGACACCGATCCGCGGCGGCCCGCGCTCGGCCTGTACCTGTCCGAGGGCATGCGCGTCGTCCAGATCATCGACGCCTGGCGGCGTGTCATGTAA
- a CDS encoding alpha/beta hydrolase codes for MTEPTYLSPFVLPVTPVAPERRDPIDLYLPAGDGPHPAVVLVHGGPIPPEMRPSPRHWPVFQGYGALVASRGAVGAVVDHPLTTPADYPVAAAALADAIETVRADPRVDGERIAVWYFSGGGLLAADLLREPPSWLRCAALSYPLLEPFPGMEVDPAFRPAEAVASAGELPIVLVRAGQEHPFIAGTVATFVTAAQASGADLRIIDVPNGRHSFDIVDDTDESRAAIDAAVTTVLAALAGR; via the coding sequence ATGACGGAACCCACGTACCTGAGTCCGTTCGTTCTGCCGGTCACGCCGGTGGCGCCGGAGCGGCGCGACCCGATCGACCTCTACCTGCCGGCCGGCGACGGCCCGCACCCCGCGGTCGTCCTCGTGCACGGCGGCCCGATCCCGCCGGAGATGCGGCCGTCCCCGCGCCACTGGCCGGTGTTCCAGGGGTACGGCGCACTGGTGGCGTCCCGCGGCGCGGTCGGCGCCGTGGTCGACCACCCGCTGACCACGCCGGCCGACTACCCGGTCGCCGCGGCCGCGCTCGCCGACGCGATCGAGACCGTCCGCGCCGACCCGCGCGTCGACGGCGAACGGATCGCGGTCTGGTACTTCTCCGGCGGCGGCCTGCTCGCCGCCGACCTGCTGCGCGAGCCCCCGTCCTGGCTGCGCTGCGCCGCGCTCAGCTACCCGCTGCTGGAGCCGTTCCCCGGCATGGAGGTCGACCCGGCGTTCCGCCCGGCCGAGGCGGTCGCGTCCGCCGGCGAACTGCCGATCGTGCTGGTCCGCGCGGGCCAGGAACACCCCTTCATCGCGGGTACGGTGGCCACGTTCGTCACCGCGGCGCAGGCGTCCGGCGCCGACCTGCGGATCATCGACGTGCCGAACGGCCGGCACAGCTTCGACATCGTCGACGACACCGACGAATCCCGCGCCGCGATCGACGCCGCGGTCACCACGGTGCTCGCCGCGCTCGCGGGCCGCTGA